In Mangifera indica cultivar Alphonso chromosome 7, CATAS_Mindica_2.1, whole genome shotgun sequence, the genomic window ACTAGTAGTTGAGAACTCGGTGCTTTTAACTTTACTCGGACAATTGAGATTAGAGGGTGCTGAACTTGAGTCAGAGAAGACAATCTTTGAGCAGGAGGCTATAACCATGACTGAGCAATGTGCTATGCTGCAAAAAGATAAGGTTGAGCTCCTTGAGATGAACCGGCATTTAATGTTAGAAGTGAGCAAGGGAGAGCAACAACAGGACACATTAACAGCTGAATTGGAAAATCAGGGTGTAAAGCTCATGAGTTTGCAGGAGGCTTACCTGGCATTGCAACAAGAAAATTTCAAGCTCAGCGAGGAAAACCGAATTTTGCTTGAGAAGTTTTTGGCCCTGAAAGATGAGATGTGTGTACTTGAAGAGGAAAATAGTATGATACTCCAGGAAGCACTAGATCTCAGTAACCTCTCTTTGGTTTTCAAGAGTTTTGGGATTGAGAAAACTGAGGAAGTTAAAGCACTTACTGAAGACCTTAACTGTCTCCATATGATTAACAGTGACCTCAAGGAGAAGATTGAATTAATAGGGGACAAATTGGAAATGAAAGAAGCAGAAGGTCTACAACTAAATGAAATGGTTGACAAGTTGAACAAGGAGCTGCATGAAGTCAAAGATCTCAATGAGCAATTGAAGAATCAAACTTTTGCTGTGCAGGATTCTCTGAAAAAGAAGGCTACAGAGCTTTTAGAAGCAGAACAGAAGCTTAAGGCTGCACATATTTTGAATGTGGAATTATGCAGAACTGTTGAAGAACTGAAGGAGGAGTATGAAGACTTAAAACTTATTAAAGAAAACACAGAGAAACGAATTCTTGAAATATCCGAATATTGCACCAGACAGAAAAGGGAAATTGAATCCCTTTCCAAAGTAAATAGAAGTTTGGAGTCTGAAGTGGGTACATTATGTGAGGAGGTTGAAGAACAAAGAATTAGAGAAGTGTACTTGAGTACTGAATTGCAGGAGAGAAGCAATGAGTTTGGACCATGGGAGGCTGAGgcttcatcattttattttgatCTTCAAATTTCCTCCACCCGTGAAGTTCTACTTGAAAATAAAGTGCATGAGCTTACTGAAGTTTGTGAGAGTCTTGAAGATGAAAGCGCCACAAAAAGGTTGGAGACTCAACAGATGAAAGAAAGGGTTGGATTCTTGGAAAGTGAAATTGGAGAATTGAAGTCCCAACTGTCATCATATGTTCCTCTAATAGCTTCCCTGAAAGATAATGTCACCTCTTTGGAGCACATTGTCTTTCGTCAGAAAAAGAATTGTCTGGCAAGCTATAAAGAACAAATGGTAATGTACTTTTCTTCTTCTGGAaagcattattttttaaagcaaaacaGCATCTagaatgccttttttttttttttccagattttttCATTGGCTTTGCCATTATCTAAATTGCTATTAGACCAACTTTTAGAAACCTTACATCAACTGACAACTCTCTGGAATTATCCACTAtcagaaaattgtaattttttttttcaaatgcctTTGATGCTTGATGAAATTAGTTTGAAAGAATGCTGGGAATGATGTGCATGTCTTGCACTATTTAGATATCTATCTATATATTGTACAGCATAATAagaatttcttttaattgtcaCCAGCATTCGGAAATGGCTGGTCAGCTTCATCAAATGAACTGTCAAGAACTCAAAGATGTTCAATGCATTATGGCTCCAGATGGAATTTCAGAATTGAAGGAGATGCAGACTAGAATTAAAGCAGTTGAGAAGGCAGTGGTTGAAGAAATCGAAAAGTCTGAAATACAGGAAAGTGAGAAAGCTGGCATCAAAgtgaaatatgaaataacaGAGACTGAAGATTTGGCTGTAAGAAGGAGCTTCTTATGTCAGAATAAAGAATTTATGGAGGAAAAGATGGAAATTGAGGACGAGTACATTGATAATCCAAAGTTGCAGAAGAATATACTTGAAACTCCTGAAATTCCAAGTAGAACATCAATGAAAGATATTCAACTTGATCGAGTCTCAGACTGTTCATTCAACGGAAGAAGCAGGAGAGAGGATAGTGGGGTCAATGATCAGATGCTCCGGTTATGGGAATGTGCTGAGCAAGATTGTAGTCTTAAGTCAAGGGTCAACGACTCACAGAAACAAGCAGCTGCACCAGTGGCAAATATCTTCGTAGATCAAAAGTCCAAGAATGTGGATCAGTGCAATCCCTCTCCAGAATTGCATTTTGAGCAGGAGTTCGGTGTTTGCACTCTAGAAGTATCCAGAAGTGATAGAGAGCCAAATATAAGAGGGAGCCAGAGAAAGATCTTGGAAACACTTGCTTCTGATGCTCAGAAATTGACGAATCTTCAAACAACTGTGcaagatttgaaaaagaaaatggagatGAACAAGAAGAGCAAGAGGGGCATCAATCCTGAGTATGAAACAGTGAAAGAACAGCTACTAGCGGTTGAGGAAGCTATTCTTCATCTAGTGGAGATGAATGATCGGTTGTCAAAAGAGAGCCCCATATATTTGGAGAGTAAGTCCTCAGTAGAATTAGAAGAAACTGGAAATATCTGTGGAAACAAAGTGACAGAAGAGGCATATAAAGGGTCCGAAAAGATTGGACGATTGCAACTAGAAGTGCAAACCATCCAATATATATTGCTGAAACTGGAGGTCGAAACTAAAAGCAAAGGGAAATATAAGTTTTCAGAAAGTAAAGCAGGTGGTCTCCTGAGGGACTTCATTTACAATGGTGGGAGAAGTGGCGGACGGCGAAAGAAGGCTTGTTGTCTATGTGGGTGTGTAAGACCTTCAACTACTAATGAATAAAGAGGGACAGATACTAGTTGGATTTGTTAGAGGAAACTAGTTCATCTTAACTTAGAGGAAATGTAAGGAGGAGACCTGATCTAATCATAATAAGCTACTTGAGCATTTTTATGTTAAGTTTCAATATCAGGTGCTTATGGTGAAACTAAATGCTGATTTTCCAACTGTTTTGACAAGAAGCATAATGTCTGTAAGCTTAGACAGTAACCGTGCCAGCTTACAATTGTTTGAGACTCTGCTTTTAACACACGCAGCTTCAGAAAGGGTCAGACATGAAATTGTTTTGTGAACTTGCAGAGTAAAACAAAACTCGGTTTACTTTTGATTGAATCACATTCTCGTCAGCTTGATATAATCGAATCTCTGTCCTCCAAAGCattactttctttttcacaGTGCAGTAACACAAAAGGAGTACGCAATCAGGATCTTGATCGTTATCGTTGCAACCTGCAGTTTTATGTCAGGGCTGAGAGGTTTGGCACGGTAGATTTACCCGTATAGCACCTCACGTACATCAACCCTCGAGGATCAGTTTTACATACAGCCATAGTTTCCGACCAATTTGTGCAAAATTAACCTAACTCCTTCCACTCTTATAATTCCCAATGCTGGAACAACTTTCCGTTTATATCACTACAAAACCAACGCCCTTGTATGCTCTTCCCATATTGCTGATCATGTCGCGATGAACTCGAAATCTTTGATGCTTCCTGCTTGACCTCCAAAACCATATCTAACTGGTCTCTTATTTTCCGCGTTCCAATCACTCTTGGTTTTAAAGAGAAATTGGCCTTTAAACTAAAAGCCAGCAGCATATATTTGGAGCCCTGTGTCGTCATAGTAATGGAAATgtattctattatatatttaaaaaacctaattttatatatcGTGTAtcgaatattatattatataatataacttttaagaaataaaataataaatacttaaaaaatgtaatcaatatatcgttattttaaaaaatatcaaaacaaaaaaatatatcaattcatatcgataatatatattatattatcaaatatatattatatcatataataataatgataactaTATATGCAATCATATCTCAATATTCTAAATCTATTTTCTCTCAACTTTCCAACACCACCGGATCATCTAATTTTAACctggataattttttttgggaCTACCATAACTTTAATATTGAAGAATTTATGAGTGAATGGAATTTGTCCAATGGAAAAATTCCCCCGCTGCATTTACatatagatgataatcttgtaattatttctaaataatgatttcttctccttttttctGTCTAATTGAATTTCAAGAAGACCAGTAGACAGTAATACAATCCACTGCTTTCTAATAAAGAAGTGTATAGTAATACAATCCACCATTACGACCAAACACTGGAAAATCTTCAGgccattatttaattttccgGTTTTTCCACTGTTGctaattacaaattcaaaccagTGAGATTGATAATCCCACTCccagaatttaaattttatcatacaGAAGCATCAGAAAGATTTCGCAAAGGATCTTATGATATTCAATAGCAAAATATAAGGGTGAAAATTCATGTTTTTGAAACGGGGTTTGGACCAAAAATTGTCTCCTCACTAATGCACAAAAGCATACCCATTGTAAACATTTCAGCTAGAACAAATTTGCAACTTAAAACATATCtaagtttcaaacaaaagatgttcaaaaattctttaaacTAAAGAACAGTTAAAAGACATCTTGGAATCATTTAAGCTCCAATTACTTCAGTAGAACCTTCAACCATTGTCTCATCAGCAGGCCTCTCCATCTTCACACCAACATCCTCTGAATAATCACCATGAACCTAATTGAACAGACACAAGGCTCATAATCAAGGTAATGCCAAATGCTACCAAAAATTATGGATCATAAATGCAAATGTTTATCAACAGTTGCTTTTGGCAATGATGATGCAacagaattatttaaaataaatgcaaggGCATCACCTTTTGAGCCAAAGATATCTAAGTAACCTTCTTTGAACCAAAGAGACATCAAATGCATGGTCCTAGGTGTTCTACATATAGCAAGtcagaaagagaaagaaacattACCTCCATCAACTTTCCAAGATCAAACTTGGGAGCTTTCAGAATCTTCACTTTGCGAATGTAAACATTTTGCAAGGGGTAGATGCTTGAAGTTGCCTTCTCAATCTCTCGCCCGATCATTTCAGGAATGAACTTTTGGACAAGGTCCTTAAGATCGCAAGATGTTGCCTGTGCTACCATGATCTCCCTCATCTTGCGGCGAATCTGAGAAAACAAGGGTAACCATCAACATTGCTCTCATAAACGCAACactatcatataaaataaacatataagtaatattttgaGGTCCCTACATACTTGTAACACTGGTTATCCAGAAACACTAAACACTTTGCACAGATGATAGTAAGACTTAGACAATTACCTGTCTAATTTGGCTGGACTGTGCATAGCAAGTCCTCTTAACCTGGTTTGGACGTCTTTTGGTGAATCCAATACAGAACATCCTCAAAGTGTAGTTGTCAGTTGTTTTAACATCAACATAGGCTTCAATCAAGGTCTGCCACTTCCTCACCAAGGACCTCAACTTGTCTGTGGTGAAGTCCATCCCCTGAATAAATCAAAAGTGCAAgcttcaaaataaattaatcagaaACAAACATTTTCACTTTAAAGTCTATCTCACagtaagaaaattttaacatttaaaatcaaCCATACCCAGAAATTGGTGAGGACATTCTTTCCTTGAACATCTTCAGCTCTCAATCTAATCTTTCTGAAAGCATGCTCCTCATCACCCTGAAGGTCACCAAGTGATATCTCAAACACTCTATGTTTAAGTCCTTCTGAGGCAATCTGTCATAATGACAAGCTGTTAAATTCATGAACCAGGCAGTTAAATTTACAACAATTTCCAGGCACATCAACATTTGATATAGAGAACCCCCAATTATAAAATTGCACAACATGGGCATTATTTGGTATGTTGTAGCATTATAATGAAAATCTTCTTAGAAGCCCGTATAATTAAACTCCAAACTATACTAAGTTACGAAAACTAACAAAACAACATAGACCAatctattaacaaattaaatgaaattaagCATTGTATATTATTTCCCTCAATCAATTCTAAATCAAACTTGTAGCAGGAGATAAATGACACACAATCTATAGTAACTGTAACAACACAAAAATGCATAACAAAACCCTGCTAACTACTACTGTCACTCCAAAGAGTTtgtgaatgaaaaaaaataacacaaattaataacaagaaagaaaagtacCTTAGTACCCTGAGTACGGGAAACAAGAGTCTTGCCAACGCTTCTGTTGTTGAAAACAGAAGGAGCTTTGATGTCATACCAATCCTTCTTGGCAAATGGATCCGCACTGTTACAAGAAAAACGTATAAGAAACCACCAAGATAGACACAAACGGatcaataagaaataaaagtagATTGAGCCATATGTATTAAACAAGACTCACGCCTTCTTCTTTCCTCCTTTCTTTCCCTTGGAAATTCTCTTGTTCTTTCTGCGCAAAACCAAAACAACGAAAATCAAAGCAGTAAATGATAATTTGTTTTCCGCAGAATCAGTGTTGTAGAGTAAAAGAAAACGTGGGACATTTTAAGTTAGTTTACCCGACGGCCATAGTTGAGCGGGTGCAGCAGCAGAGGAGTTCTGGGTTTTCTGCAGCAGCTGCTTGGAGACGGCTCAAAGTGCTGAAACCCTACTCTGGTTCGCTTATTTATATAGTTCTCGAATAAATATGTTTCTGCCTTGGTGGGTTGTACTTTGTGCGGCGATGGTTGTACCTTTTGGAGAATTCAGTAATCAGTAAAATTGGGCCGTTGGTTGTGAATCTGTAATTGGGCCGTTGGGCTTATAAATGATCCAATGCCCACCAAATTGTTCTTGTATCTCATCAAGTATCTAGTATTTACAAAATTAGTAGTGAATGAAAACTTTCAAGTAATTTATTCTATACTTTTAAATCCTGTATCAGATTTATCTGTCAAATTAATACAGATGGATCCCTgcttatcaaataaaaaatttttttgattgtttttcttaATCTTATATGATTAATCTATTAagtatattgttattattattatttatcggAAAAGACTACTGGTTATCCCAAGTTTGTTGAGAGATGAATTTGTGGAGATACCCAACATGACAATTTCgataaaattttactaaagattatatttgattattataagaGAGATTAATTCATATAGAAGATTTTCGTGTCTATTAGAttagattgaataatttttataaggAAGAATTATTGGTACtcgatattaaatatttaaaaggtaAGACGAGGGTTcacaaatcctttaaaaaagGCAAAAGGATGCTATCAATGAAGTAGAATGATAGCAATCCATACATGGAAAGATTCCCTCAATTTATGCATGCATAGTTTCTTTTGGTTTCTTCCCCTCATTCATTCCTATTAGCGAATCAATGTTTCCCATTTGAAAGCTATGAATTCacaaatcatgtcaaaattaataagaatacaAATCATGCAGTATTCTCTTTCTCAACATCTTCCACAGACTTTCGTGATTTCACACAGATGACACAACCAACAGAAGAAATGTCCAATTAAACATTCTAAATGCTGAAAATGATAATTCTGAGATTTGCAATCTGATGCTTTTGAGACCTTTAATACAGAGCACAGAATTTCGGCTTCAATGTAATTCCAGATGCTCTTTCATATTCTATATGTTTGAATTATGAAGCCTGAAAGAATTTGAACTCTTAAAAGAATTTGGAttcttgaaagaatttgaacACCTGAGAAAATTTGAATTCCTGAAAGAATTTGGATTCAAAACTGTGTCAAACTTTGACATGTAAATAGATCAAATGAAGTCTGTTTATCGTTGGAAAACTTATTTCGATACAAATCCAATGCCTCACAACAAGGTCCCGTGGTCAGGTTTACACAGATTTTTCGAATCCGTGTTCTTTTtagttttgagtttaaatcagTTATAGATTACTTCTATCCTATAAATACACATGCTAAATGTCTCATAAAGACTGTGTGTGATGTATCAAGAGATCTCCAAGGGCTTTAGACTTAGATTGACAAGTTTAGGATGGTGAGAGAGATTTGTGAGAGAGAGATTCGTGATTGAAAGTGAGGGAGGCTGAGGCTTGAGTTTGTAATCATTAATTTGATAGTGGAAGAAGTGCTGGTGCACTTCGTGGATGTAGGGAATTTCCCGAACCACGTAAAACTTTTgtatctcttttatttcatgCGTTTGTGACGTGTGTTTGATTGTGCTTTGGGactttttcttcctcttctttctttctggGTTTATCTCCTCACTCACACTATAAGGTTCCTGTGATTGTTCTTTTGTTGCCATGTTTATAGAAGAAAAATGTAAACAAATTGAAATCATCTCCTTGAGATTTCAGAGTCACAACCACAATTACAAGTAATTAATGACATATCACAATTTTTAAACTACTGCAACAATCGTTCATTACAATGGGAGAGTTAAACATAATCAGTGCTTAAAACATCTGTAATCCTTCAACTAAAGAAAAAgctaagataaaattaatatcccCTCCCTTTGTTCTGTTTCAAACTAGTAAATTAATACATCAGCATCACAAAAGATGAATTATTGTTGTCTGGCGGCCGAGCTCTTATCTTTCTGCTGGTCATGGATGATAAGAATGATGCTTTGGTGGCGGTGGCAGCGGAGAtggaggtggtggtggaggtggacGTGGAcgtggaggaggaggaggaggaggaggaggaggaggaggactTACTGGGCAACCAGTAGCAGCACAATCAAGGGGAAAGGAATAGAATGCCTTACATTCTTCAATTGGTCGCTGATTTGGCCTATCAAAAATGCAGTTCTTCTGGTCATCTTTATCCTGTAACTTGAGGCACGATGGCGGTGCCCCATAGAAGTAATTATAAGAGTATGTGAAGTTTTCCAACTTGGGCAATAAGCAAATGCCCTCTGGAATACAACCTGAAAACTTGTTATGAGCTACATTCAGCTGCtccaatttcttcatttttccaaTGGATTCTGGTAGCCGCCCCACCAAGTTGTTAAAGCTGACATCAAACACTGTCACTTCTGTGAACAAACCCAAATCTTGCTGCAAACAACCCGTCAGACTCATATTCAAGAGAATGATTTGTTGAAGGGTCCCTGCCATTTTTGTCAAACTTGGCGGTATGCACCCGTTGAAGTTATTGTTTGCCAAGACAAGTACTGATACATTAGAGTTCCCCAGGTTCTGAGGTAAAGATGATTGAaagttgttgttgttgataAATAATGCATCAAGTGTTAAATCAAACACGGCTGAGGGTATATTGCCACTGAATTGATTAAATCTGATGTCAAGAAACTTGAGTGAAGGCAAAGAAAGAACAACAGAAGGAAACTGACCACTGAAAAGATTGTTGCTAATATCAAGCTCATAAAGACGTTTCATCTTTTTGAAGGTTTCAGGTACATTACCGCAAAAACGATTTGTGTTTATGTGGAAGAGAGAGAGATCTGTGAGGAGGCCTAGCTCATCAGGCAAGATACCGGATATGTTTCCATGGTTTAAGTCTATTCCGGCCACCGTTATGGTGAGATTGTCATCTGGGGCTTGTGCACAGTAAACGCCAGTGTAATTGCACACATGAGGGCCAAACCAGTCTCTGGTGAAATTGTTGGGGTCAAAGGTGATGGCGTGTTTCCAAGCTTGGAGGGCTAAGAAAGCATCATGTAGTCTAGGATTTGGTGTGGGAAAACGAGGGGCTATGGGTTGCTGAGAGGATTTAGAGAAGAGGAAATTGATAGTCAGAAAGCCCCAGAGGGCTAGACTGAGACAAGGTTTCTTCATTCTGAAGATGTTTAAAATGTGACTTAAATGGTTGATTAAGGAGATAATcatcagatatatatatatgcaactCCAGAACAAGATTGGTTGGTGTAAGTACCCAGAGACTTAAAATATAGAGTATTTAAAACTTTGACTGTAACATAATCattatttgtttgttaaaaTTAGTGGATTACAGTGAGGTTTCAACCTTCATTTTGACTTCCTTAATAAGAACTTAATGAGTATAATTAAAAGTCTAACTTATACTTTTAGTTGGgttgtaaattaaaattcatgGTAGGCAGGCAGGCCAGAGATGGGTAAATATGGTAGCAAGTTGTAATCAGCAAAAAATAGGCTTTTAAATTCTTGGAAAGGAAATAGTTGGCTGTAGGAAGGAAATAGACATTGCAAGGCCTGCCTTTATCCCCTCTAACTGCAGAAAGGGGCTATTGTACAAATGGGGTGGCACTGGCAGGGCAACTTCCGCAGATTATGTCTAAAACAAAGGATACTGAAAGGATATACTTGATTAGTTGATTTCTTGCTGTTTTGGAATTTGTATGGACCAAGTTGCAGATGTGAAagatttatacatataaaatggAAACCTTGCATCAGAAgtaaatgtttgtttttattataagttTTGACAGCGAAATTGTTAGACatattttttgtcattgtttGTCAGTGTATCAAATTTAGTTTGTTAAGCAAGTGCCTTCTCTGTAACTTGGCCATTTTACTGGGAATTTGTAATTTAGTTCAAAGTTGGTTATCAACAAGGCTGCTTAACAAAAAAGATTATGAATGGCTATAAAATCTTGGTGGTTGGAAATCCCAGTAACAAATCAAAATGCCAGCATTCAACAGTATCTtgaacattaattaatttttacgGACAAAACAGGCTGCCTACATTTCACTGAagtaaattatgttaaacatgTCAAGAAACCATAAATAATGTTTCCTATTTTTTTTGGGCTATATTAGCAGAAATAGAACAGGAATGAGACACTGGATTTTCTTCAGGCTGAAGAATTTGGATGATAAAAGCTGCTGGTTGCATGCTTATAAGCCTGAAACAGATCAGGAAGAATATGAAATTCTATGGAGCAAGAAAACATAGAAAATGTGCAAAAAGGTGAGCAATCTGAAGTGAAGCACCACGAGTTTGgcttatgagaaaaaaattacccaaaaatgATGGAGATAAGAAAACGTCAATGGAAAGATCAGCCAAATTATGGGGTCTGGGGACATCAGTTATAACATCAAATCAAAGGGGCAATATTTCTTGACAATTCTGTAGGAAACCAATGAATTCATAGTTAAGGAGAATGATTTTgtcattttgaattttatgtttaatcaTGTCAAGTTTGTCAAcgaaacaaacaaaacatacatCAATGATGCATAATGCAATTTCTAGCTatttaataaacattaaaacttcAGAAAAGTTAGTGTAATAGTTCAAGTCAATATACCTAACTCAGTTGAATTACAAACAAGACAATGTCAACCTTGTAAACCCAGAAACAGAGAACCGGCACCaatgttaaaaagaaaattatatttttgtttcaaaaatttggtGGTTAACACAGCGTTTTATTATCAGAAATTGTTAATTAGTGCTAATTGAGAGTTGTTGGAAAGGAGAAGAGATTAAGTCAAGAATCGATATTTTGTTTCAAAAGCCACTTTGTGTTTATATTTAGA contains:
- the LOC123221378 gene encoding 40S ribosomal protein S3a gives rise to the protein MAVGKNKRISKGKKGGKKKAADPFAKKDWYDIKAPSVFNNRSVGKTLVSRTQGTKIASEGLKHRVFEISLGDLQGDEEHAFRKIRLRAEDVQGKNVLTNFWGMDFTTDKLRSLVRKWQTLIEAYVDVKTTDNYTLRMFCIGFTKRRPNQVKRTCYAQSSQIRQIRRKMREIMVAQATSCDLKDLVQKFIPEMIGREIEKATSSIYPLQNVYIRKVKILKAPKFDLGKLMEVHGDYSEDVGVKMERPADETMVEGSTEVIGA
- the LOC123221741 gene encoding leucine-rich repeat extensin-like protein 6; the encoded protein is MKKPCLSLALWGFLTINFLFSKSSQQPIAPRFPTPNPRLHDAFLALQAWKHAITFDPNNFTRDWFGPHVCNYTGVYCAQAPDDNLTITVAGIDLNHGNISGILPDELGLLTDLSLFHINTNRFCGNVPETFKKMKRLYELDISNNLFSGQFPSVVLSLPSLKFLDIRFNQFSGNIPSAVFDLTLDALFINNNNFQSSLPQNLGNSNVSVLVLANNNFNGCIPPSLTKMAGTLQQIILLNMSLTGCLQQDLGLFTEVTVFDVSFNNLVGRLPESIGKMKKLEQLNVAHNKFSGCIPEGICLLPKLENFTYSYNYFYGAPPSCLKLQDKDDQKNCIFDRPNQRPIEECKAFYSFPLDCAATGCPVSPPPPPPPPPPPPRPRPPPPPPPSPLPPPPKHHSYHP